Proteins from a genomic interval of Paenibacillus sp. RC334:
- a CDS encoding glycoside hydrolase family 1 protein encodes MTEQIAKSFPENFLWGGAIAANQAEGAWNEDGKGPAISDAFRGGIVGGTFDDTIDENKYYASHEAIDFYHRYKEDIALFAEMGMKCFRTSIAWSRIFPNGDDAEPNEKGLQFYDDLFDELLKYGIEPVITISHFELPLNLIRKYEGWKSRELIGFYVKYAEVVFKRYKNKVKYWMNFNEINHFHTIPLAAGGIVVQDDEHKLPTIYQASHHVFVASALATKLCHEIIPGAMMGAMLSLSPIYPNTCNPDDVFDAYELRRRSLFYSDVLLRGYYPSYAKRIWKEHNIVIQMEPGDEQLLREHTADYLGFSYYRSTTHKAGMPILGNTGGIMGLDNPYLEKTPWGWPIDPKGFRYVCNEMYDRYQKPLFVVENGYGSHDEILEDGSIHDPERVDYLNKHLIQLHEAIEDGCEVLGYTWWGPIDIVSAGTGEMKKRYGFIYVDKNNDGSGTLERRKKNSFYWYQKIIESNGEALFDSQK; translated from the coding sequence ATGACAGAACAAATAGCCAAAAGTTTTCCTGAGAATTTTCTGTGGGGTGGTGCTATAGCGGCGAATCAGGCCGAAGGGGCATGGAACGAGGACGGTAAAGGACCAGCGATCAGTGATGCATTCCGGGGAGGAATTGTAGGCGGAACGTTTGATGATACGATTGATGAGAACAAGTATTATGCCAGCCATGAAGCGATTGATTTTTACCATCGTTACAAAGAAGATATCGCCCTGTTTGCGGAGATGGGCATGAAATGCTTTCGGACTTCCATTGCATGGTCCCGAATTTTCCCGAATGGGGATGATGCCGAGCCGAATGAAAAAGGGCTGCAATTTTACGATGATCTGTTTGATGAACTATTGAAGTATGGAATTGAGCCGGTCATCACTATTTCTCACTTTGAGCTGCCCCTGAATCTGATTCGCAAATACGAAGGCTGGAAAAGCCGCGAGCTGATTGGATTCTACGTAAAGTATGCGGAAGTTGTCTTCAAACGTTATAAAAACAAAGTGAAATATTGGATGAACTTCAACGAGATCAACCATTTTCACACGATTCCTTTGGCGGCAGGAGGCATTGTTGTCCAAGACGATGAGCACAAGCTTCCGACGATTTATCAGGCCAGTCACCATGTTTTTGTTGCCAGCGCTCTGGCTACTAAACTGTGTCATGAAATTATCCCGGGTGCGATGATGGGCGCTATGTTATCCCTGAGTCCGATCTATCCGAATACCTGCAATCCGGACGATGTGTTTGACGCCTATGAGCTGAGAAGAAGATCTTTATTTTATTCCGATGTACTCCTTAGAGGCTATTATCCAAGCTATGCCAAACGGATCTGGAAAGAGCATAACATCGTGATTCAAATGGAGCCCGGAGATGAACAATTACTGCGAGAGCATACGGCTGATTATTTGGGCTTTAGCTATTATCGAAGTACGACGCATAAAGCAGGTATGCCCATTCTGGGCAATACAGGGGGAATTATGGGACTCGACAATCCCTATTTGGAAAAAACGCCATGGGGATGGCCGATTGACCCGAAAGGCTTTCGCTATGTGTGTAATGAAATGTACGACCGTTACCAGAAGCCTCTATTTGTTGTAGAGAACGGCTACGGCAGTCATGATGAAATTCTGGAAGACGGTTCAATTCATGATCCCGAGCGAGTAGACTATCTGAACAAACATCTGATCCAGCTCCATGAAGCTATTGAAGATGGCTGCGAAGTGCTTGGCTATACCTGGTGGGGCCCAATCGACATTGTCAGCGCGGGAACAGGAGAGATGAAAAAAAGATACGGCTTCATCTATGTGGACAAAAACAACGATGGTTCAGGTACGCTGGAAAGAAGAAAAAAGAACAGCTTCTACTGGTACCAAAAGATTATCGAATCCAACGGGGAAGCATTGTTCGATTCCCAAAAATAA
- a CDS encoding CHRD domain-containing protein, with protein sequence MSTFKATLRGSHEVPPVRTNATGNAEFHYHKERRQLKFELILRNISRVTRADIHLGRKGENGPVVAVLFGPSKFGITVKRGVVSGVLRACDLVGPLRGRTIYDLVCQLREGNAYVNVHTVRHPDGAIRGQIRRCK encoded by the coding sequence ATGTCTACGTTTAAAGCCACTTTAAGGGGGAGTCATGAAGTACCTCCTGTCAGAACAAATGCCACGGGAAATGCGGAGTTTCATTACCATAAGGAACGTCGGCAATTAAAATTCGAGCTTATCCTGCGCAACATTTCGCGAGTAACCAGAGCGGATATTCATCTGGGACGCAAGGGTGAAAATGGTCCGGTCGTAGCTGTCCTGTTCGGCCCTTCCAAATTCGGAATCACGGTCAAAAGAGGCGTTGTCAGCGGTGTGCTGCGTGCATGTGACCTCGTCGGTCCACTCAGAGGCAGAACCATTTATGACTTAGTTTGCCAGCTCAGAGAAGGCAATGCTTATGTTAATGTTCATACCGTCCGGCATCCAGATGGAGCCATTCGCGGACAGATCAGACGTTGCAAGTAA
- a CDS encoding GDSL-type esterase/lipase family protein → MKWMKGMTSMLLVALLCSTPGLNGTTPAYGAAGDYKFDFGAGPVESGYTGVSASLRYDATRGYGFRTPENVRNVGATGTGVASDAVRFLTTGTKSENTFDVDLAPGVYEVSVTLGNTTRASVAAEGVYQVINMTGDGAKDRFQIPVTDGQLNLLITEGKEGTSFAISALEIRRLSNNPVTNRTIYIGGDSTVCNYYPLDSSVQAGWGQLLPQFVNTNTFQIRNMASGGQIARGFHQDGQLEAIIKYIKPGDYFILQLGINDTNPKHNESEAEFKDWMRDMIRQVKAKGAIVILSTPQGRATDFNANHVHTAENRWYRGSILALAQEEQTPLVDLNVLSSAYFTSIGPQATLALYMNGDTLHPNYAGAKELARLVAKDLKRQGLSGF, encoded by the coding sequence ATGAAGTGGATGAAAGGAATGACCAGTATGCTTTTGGTCGCTTTATTATGTAGTACGCCGGGCTTGAATGGGACAACACCTGCGTATGGAGCGGCTGGTGATTACAAATTTGATTTTGGCGCGGGTCCAGTGGAATCAGGCTATACCGGGGTGAGTGCATCCCTGCGATACGATGCGACGCGCGGTTACGGATTTCGTACACCCGAGAACGTACGTAATGTGGGAGCAACGGGTACTGGCGTCGCTAGTGATGCGGTACGGTTTCTGACTACCGGTACGAAAAGCGAGAATACATTTGATGTGGATCTTGCCCCAGGGGTATATGAGGTGTCGGTCACGTTAGGGAATACGACCCGAGCGAGCGTTGCCGCCGAGGGAGTGTATCAGGTCATCAATATGACGGGGGACGGAGCAAAGGACCGTTTTCAAATTCCCGTGACGGACGGACAATTGAATTTGCTGATTACAGAAGGTAAAGAGGGAACCTCTTTTGCAATAAGTGCATTGGAAATCAGGCGATTGTCTAATAACCCCGTTACGAATCGGACGATTTACATCGGCGGCGATTCTACTGTCTGCAATTACTATCCACTGGATAGCAGCGTGCAGGCCGGATGGGGTCAGCTATTGCCGCAATTCGTAAACACCAATACATTCCAGATCCGTAACATGGCCTCAGGGGGGCAAATTGCAAGGGGCTTCCATCAGGACGGTCAGCTAGAGGCTATCATCAAATACATTAAGCCAGGGGATTATTTCATTCTCCAGTTGGGCATTAATGACACCAACCCGAAGCATAACGAAAGCGAAGCGGAGTTTAAGGACTGGATGCGGGATATGATCCGGCAGGTCAAGGCCAAAGGGGCAATCGTAATCCTTTCAACACCGCAGGGGCGAGCCACTGATTTTAACGCGAATCATGTACACACCGCTGAAAATAGATGGTATAGAGGCTCTATTTTAGCGCTGGCTCAAGAGGAACAAACGCCTTTGGTCGATCTGAACGTCCTTAGCTCAGCTTATTTTACTTCCATTGGCCCACAAGCCACACTTGCCCTGTATATGAACGGTGACACGCTGCATCCGAATTATGCGGGAGCAAAGGAACTGGCACGTCTAGTAGCAAAGGATTTAAAAAGGCAGGGTCTAAGCGGATTCTAG
- a CDS encoding TolC family protein, translating into MKYKAAATLLVLTMSSGLISTVQADSAARSTTGNTSASISGTSSAAVTSKTASITGQALPPLTLKQAAEWAQTNSYNTRTAERDVERRRMELKNAEKDLGNAFVDFIDGEYVGDESSWRNYNSSTLSYLASKKQAQFAKDQIYFNVMKSYQSVFVAENQVKNDLEALEIAQAEEKIALAKFARGKLSEYAKNESTQARSQAEQTIEQGKIALQKSRDALNFLMGQPNGTAYEMVDRPVYKEPKKLDIEIHIQQLMDMNPNLWKLEDSIKTSELNVRYFDFNSGAGAYDLAKMDVDTAKEELDKGEKDFAESLRNLYATVKENQKKYVQLEESLRTAKEGLELSRKKVGQRLNYRAGAEK; encoded by the coding sequence ATGAAGTATAAAGCGGCTGCGACGCTGCTCGTATTGACGATGTCGTCAGGCTTGATTTCCACCGTTCAGGCTGACAGTGCAGCAAGAAGCACAACAGGAAATACGTCAGCAAGTATATCAGGAACCTCGTCTGCTGCGGTTACATCGAAGACCGCCTCCATAACGGGTCAGGCTTTACCTCCATTAACGCTCAAGCAGGCAGCGGAATGGGCACAAACGAATAGCTACAACACGCGTACTGCCGAGCGGGACGTGGAGCGTCGAAGAATGGAACTGAAAAATGCGGAAAAGGATCTGGGCAATGCATTCGTCGATTTTATAGATGGTGAATATGTTGGTGATGAGTCATCCTGGAGAAATTATAACTCTTCGACGTTATCCTATCTAGCCAGCAAAAAGCAGGCGCAGTTCGCCAAGGATCAGATTTATTTTAATGTGATGAAAAGCTACCAAAGCGTATTCGTGGCAGAGAATCAGGTGAAAAATGATCTGGAAGCGCTTGAAATTGCTCAAGCGGAGGAAAAGATTGCACTCGCCAAATTTGCGCGCGGCAAGCTGTCTGAGTATGCGAAAAACGAGAGTACACAGGCCAGAAGCCAGGCGGAGCAGACGATCGAGCAGGGGAAAATTGCGCTGCAAAAATCGCGTGACGCTCTGAATTTTCTGATGGGCCAGCCTAATGGAACAGCCTATGAAATGGTGGATCGACCAGTGTACAAGGAACCGAAGAAGCTGGATATCGAAATACATATACAACAGCTGATGGATATGAATCCGAACTTGTGGAAGCTGGAGGATAGCATCAAGACTTCGGAACTCAATGTGAGATATTTCGATTTTAACAGCGGTGCAGGTGCTTACGATCTAGCCAAAATGGACGTGGATACAGCCAAGGAGGAGCTGGACAAGGGAGAAAAGGATTTTGCCGAATCGCTCCGCAATTTATATGCCACGGTCAAGGAAAACCAAAAAAAATACGTTCAGCTGGAAGAAAGTCTGCGCACGGCAAAAGAGGGGCTGGAGCTGTCCCGCAAAAAAGTGGGCCAGAGGCTTAATTATCGAGCTGGAGCTGAAAAATAG
- a CDS encoding efflux RND transporter periplasmic adaptor subunit, translating to MAETVLNDALLKLRRKRRKKWIWTMVVLLVIGGGGTAVYLKLPKEQAVPLVQDETLKVERGDVSEKLDTSGTVQASKEVKLNFTSAGENKLAALNVKAGDKVKKGQVLALLDSSEIKMQIQSASDNLEISKSKLAELEKGPKVEDIEIQKTNVLRAKMAVDTAQESFELEEAESQKKASKKQLEQARKAYEDQKFLHDAGAVSNSEMEQAEQALDKAQTDYDGLDLQFRKIMSQKRHAIAEAEIGYRSAMAELRKTEVPADASNIQSARIEVRRLATELEQKKNDLNKLQVTAPWDGVILKVNGDVGTSPTAPFIVMNNSDSNNLKISAKISQNDIVKVKKGLSAVLSTNAYPGESFPGKVQFVSPEASTDEGMTTYLMELSVHDPKGKLKTGMIMNVSVILGVHKNVLFVPAIALRSEGGQDGVYLASNPANPGARTFKPVELGFYTPDRVELKSGVKEGDTIVMPAPEAPPDPSNMGGMQGGF from the coding sequence TTGGCAGAAACGGTTTTAAACGACGCCTTATTAAAGTTACGAAGAAAACGGAGAAAAAAGTGGATCTGGACCATGGTTGTGCTGCTAGTAATAGGCGGGGGTGGAACAGCAGTATATTTGAAGCTTCCCAAAGAGCAGGCTGTACCATTGGTTCAGGACGAGACGCTTAAAGTGGAACGCGGGGATGTGAGCGAGAAGCTGGATACGTCTGGTACCGTGCAGGCTTCCAAGGAAGTAAAGCTGAATTTCACAAGTGCAGGCGAAAATAAGCTGGCGGCGCTAAACGTAAAGGCCGGAGACAAGGTGAAAAAAGGACAAGTCCTGGCTCTTCTGGACAGTTCTGAAATTAAGATGCAAATCCAGAGCGCATCCGATAATTTGGAAATATCCAAATCCAAGCTGGCTGAATTGGAGAAGGGGCCGAAGGTGGAGGATATTGAAATTCAGAAGACGAACGTGCTTCGGGCTAAAATGGCTGTCGATACAGCGCAGGAATCATTTGAGCTGGAAGAAGCGGAAAGTCAGAAGAAGGCTTCCAAAAAGCAGTTGGAGCAGGCGCGAAAGGCATATGAAGATCAAAAGTTTTTACATGATGCCGGAGCGGTGTCCAACAGTGAAATGGAGCAGGCAGAGCAAGCGCTGGATAAGGCGCAGACAGATTATGACGGTCTGGATTTACAATTCCGCAAAATCATGTCGCAAAAGCGTCATGCTATCGCAGAGGCTGAAATCGGCTATCGATCGGCTATGGCTGAGCTTCGCAAAACGGAGGTTCCAGCCGATGCCTCCAATATCCAATCCGCACGGATTGAGGTTAGAAGGCTGGCCACCGAGCTGGAGCAGAAAAAAAATGACCTGAACAAGCTTCAGGTCACGGCACCGTGGGATGGAGTCATTTTAAAGGTGAATGGGGATGTCGGAACCAGTCCAACGGCACCTTTTATCGTCATGAATAACTCGGACTCCAACAATCTCAAGATTAGCGCAAAAATCAGTCAGAACGATATTGTAAAGGTGAAAAAAGGACTTTCAGCAGTGTTATCCACCAATGCTTACCCGGGTGAGTCGTTCCCGGGCAAGGTGCAATTCGTCTCACCGGAAGCATCCACAGATGAAGGCATGACGACCTATCTGATGGAGCTGTCCGTTCATGACCCGAAAGGCAAGCTGAAAACCGGTATGATTATGAATGTGTCTGTTATTTTGGGAGTACACAAAAATGTGCTGTTTGTGCCAGCGATTGCGCTGAGATCCGAAGGCGGACAGGACGGCGTCTATCTTGCTTCCAATCCGGCAAATCCAGGGGCGCGCACGTTCAAGCCCGTAGAGCTCGGATTTTACACGCCAGATCGGGTTGAACTCAAGTCAGGTGTGAAGGAGGGCGATACGATTGTTATGCCTGCTCCTGAAGCACCGCCAGACCCTTCCAATATGGGTGGCATGCAAGGAGGCTTTTAA
- a CDS encoding ABC transporter ATP-binding protein yields MRHVIQIEDMKKVYQVGDQEIHALRDVQLNIADGDFVAIMGPSGSGKSTMMNVIGCLDLPTSGQFYLDGYSILEAREDELAIIRNQKIGFVFQKFHLLPRATALENVELPMIYAGVPAKERRLRAIEALTSVGLGDRMNNKPNELSGGQQQRVSIARALVNNPVILLADEPTGALDSKTSVEIMEIFQRLNDQGKTVVLVTHDQEIAEYAKRLIHFRDGRIEEDQPVGNRRMAAEEVKA; encoded by the coding sequence ATGAGACATGTCATTCAAATTGAGGATATGAAAAAGGTGTACCAGGTTGGGGATCAGGAAATTCATGCCCTGCGTGATGTGCAACTCAACATTGCTGACGGTGATTTTGTGGCAATCATGGGCCCGTCTGGATCAGGCAAGTCCACGATGATGAATGTCATCGGCTGTCTGGATCTGCCTACCTCGGGACAATTTTATTTGGACGGTTATTCCATACTGGAAGCTCGTGAGGATGAGCTGGCTATTATCCGTAATCAGAAAATCGGATTTGTATTTCAAAAATTCCATTTGCTTCCGCGGGCCACAGCTTTGGAGAACGTAGAGCTGCCGATGATTTATGCAGGCGTACCAGCCAAGGAGCGGCGCTTGCGGGCCATTGAGGCGCTGACCAGTGTGGGGCTGGGCGATCGGATGAACAACAAGCCGAATGAGCTGTCAGGCGGTCAGCAGCAACGGGTATCCATAGCGCGCGCACTTGTGAACAATCCGGTGATTCTCTTGGCGGATGAGCCGACAGGCGCACTGGACTCCAAAACGAGCGTTGAAATTATGGAGATTTTCCAACGCCTGAACGATCAGGGTAAAACGGTTGTGCTCGTTACGCATGATCAGGAAATTGCGGAATACGCCAAGCGTCTGATTCATTTTCGCGATGGACGGATTGAAGAGGATCAGCCTGTTGGGAACCGAAGAATGGCGGCAGAGGAAGTGAAGGCATGA
- a CDS encoding ABC transporter permease, giving the protein MKFREIIRVSLNSLRTNMLRSLLTMLGIIIGVAAVIAIVAIGKGSTATITSQINSMGNNLLMIYPYAPYDGSSSMSFNQTKGISLEDIAALEQQKAVAEVAPSAMTNADITWSRNKVSGQIEGTSLAFIHVRKLSLAQGRSFTHYEVEKRLNVVVLGSDAARNIFGPDASKAVGETIMIKQLPFKVVGVLTNSNSNMSNSGQQVYVPITTGMERLGNMSIQQVNASATTEEKIDQASAEIRQVLRARHELKPSEGDDFQIMTQTEILKTVSGVDKVMNMLLLGVAAIALGVGGIGIMNIMLVSVTERTREIGIRKAIGAQRSDIMLQFLAEAVFLSLMGGLVGVMAGLGGAKLLEKFVHMPIVYTMEPVLYSFLCCMGVGVLFGVYPARKASKLRPIDALRYE; this is encoded by the coding sequence ATGAAATTTCGGGAAATTATCCGGGTATCGCTCAACAGTTTGCGAACCAATATGCTGCGATCCTTGCTGACCATGCTGGGTATTATTATTGGAGTGGCTGCTGTAATCGCGATTGTTGCCATTGGTAAAGGCTCTACGGCCACGATTACGTCGCAGATTAACAGTATGGGGAATAATTTGCTCATGATTTATCCTTATGCCCCATATGATGGGTCCAGCTCCATGTCGTTCAATCAGACGAAAGGAATATCTCTGGAGGATATCGCTGCGCTAGAGCAGCAAAAAGCCGTAGCCGAGGTAGCTCCAAGTGCCATGACCAATGCGGATATTACGTGGAGCCGCAATAAGGTCAGCGGGCAGATTGAGGGGACTTCGCTGGCTTTCATCCATGTGAGAAAGCTGTCACTCGCTCAGGGCAGGTCTTTTACCCACTATGAAGTGGAAAAGAGACTGAATGTCGTGGTGCTAGGGAGCGATGCAGCCCGTAATATTTTTGGTCCGGATGCCTCCAAGGCGGTGGGGGAAACGATCATGATCAAGCAGCTTCCTTTTAAGGTGGTCGGGGTACTGACGAATTCCAATTCCAATATGAGTAACAGCGGGCAGCAGGTATATGTGCCGATTACAACAGGGATGGAACGGCTGGGGAATATGAGCATTCAGCAGGTGAATGCTTCTGCAACAACGGAGGAGAAGATTGACCAGGCGAGTGCTGAAATCCGACAGGTGCTGCGTGCCCGGCATGAGCTGAAGCCATCAGAGGGCGATGATTTTCAGATCATGACCCAGACGGAGATCCTAAAAACGGTCTCAGGTGTAGACAAGGTTATGAATATGCTGTTGCTCGGCGTTGCTGCGATTGCGCTCGGTGTTGGGGGCATTGGCATCATGAATATTATGCTGGTGTCCGTCACGGAACGGACGAGGGAGATCGGGATTCGCAAGGCGATTGGTGCGCAGCGCAGTGACATTATGCTGCAATTTCTGGCCGAGGCTGTTTTTCTTAGTCTGATGGGCGGACTGGTTGGCGTTATGGCGGGTCTTGGGGGCGCGAAGCTGCTGGAGAAATTTGTCCATATGCCGATTGTGTATACGATGGAACCGGTGCTGTACTCTTTTCTGTGCTGCATGGGGGTTGGTGTACTGTTTGGAGTGTACCCGGCGCGGAAGGCGTCCAAGCTGCGTCCGATCGATGCTTTAAGATACGAATAA
- a CDS encoding helix-turn-helix transcriptional regulator — protein MEILNIVQKHAPITGDQIAEMLNLSKATIRTDLSKLGILNYIDAKPKVGYFVGKRGTPNREEKFRLMQMKVGDLHGVPVIVRETTTIQEAVVALFLENVSNLIVTDEEGNLAGVASRKDLLKVTLGNPNAATIPVSLVMTRQANVVTVSPEDTVLEAARKIIARQIDSLPVVVPSNSDKPGEHWKVVGRITKTNIIKMLLDMVAED, from the coding sequence GTGGAAATTTTAAACATCGTACAAAAGCATGCCCCGATTACCGGTGATCAGATTGCGGAAATGCTCAATCTCAGCAAGGCGACCATTCGGACTGACCTATCCAAGCTGGGCATTCTGAATTATATAGATGCGAAGCCCAAGGTTGGTTATTTTGTCGGAAAACGGGGCACGCCGAACCGGGAGGAAAAATTCCGGCTCATGCAAATGAAGGTCGGCGATCTTCACGGGGTTCCAGTCATCGTACGTGAAACAACAACGATTCAGGAAGCTGTGGTTGCTCTTTTTCTGGAGAACGTGAGTAACCTGATCGTTACCGATGAGGAGGGGAATCTGGCAGGAGTAGCTTCCCGCAAGGATCTGCTCAAGGTTACGTTAGGCAATCCGAATGCGGCGACCATCCCTGTCAGTCTCGTCATGACTCGTCAGGCAAATGTCGTCACCGTTTCCCCGGAAGACACTGTATTGGAGGCAGCGCGCAAAATCATTGCCCGTCAAATCGACAGTCTGCCTGTCGTCGTCCCTTCCAACTCCGACAAACCAGGGGAACACTGGAAAGTCGTGGGACGCATTACGAAAACAAATATTATCAAAATGTTGCTCGATATGGTAGCAGAGGATTAA
- a CDS encoding pyruvate, water dikinase regulatory protein, translating to MVQARSHFIAICSDSIGETAEAVVQATMRQFELPDTEIKRFMNVRDEDELSRVMEEVAERKGFVAYTLVQPELREAMKEEAVRLNVRAVDIMGPMMQAFADTFHDDPKEKPGLLHRMDDNYFRRVEAMDFAVQYDDGKDVSAILKADIVLLGVSRISKTPLSMFLAHKGYKTVNIPVVPELTPPAQLQDVQHGRVFGLTIQPELLLKIRSERLKVMGLPNNVQYATSKRVEEEIAYAQSLFTKLGCPIIDVTDKAIEETAGLIIRML from the coding sequence ATGGTTCAGGCGCGCAGTCATTTTATAGCGATCTGTTCAGACTCGATTGGCGAGACGGCGGAAGCCGTCGTTCAGGCGACCATGCGCCAATTTGAGCTACCGGACACAGAGATCAAGAGATTTATGAATGTAAGAGATGAAGACGAACTGAGCCGGGTGATGGAAGAGGTGGCTGAGCGTAAAGGTTTTGTAGCCTATACGCTGGTACAGCCGGAATTGAGAGAAGCGATGAAAGAGGAGGCTGTCCGGCTGAATGTGCGGGCTGTCGATATCATGGGCCCGATGATGCAGGCGTTTGCTGACACGTTCCATGATGATCCCAAGGAAAAACCCGGCTTGCTGCATCGGATGGACGATAATTATTTTCGTCGTGTGGAAGCCATGGATTTTGCGGTTCAATATGATGATGGCAAAGATGTGAGCGCCATTCTCAAAGCAGATATTGTACTGCTAGGCGTATCTCGTATTTCCAAAACTCCTTTGTCGATGTTTCTGGCGCATAAAGGTTATAAAACAGTCAACATTCCCGTTGTACCGGAGCTGACACCGCCTGCACAGTTGCAGGATGTACAGCATGGTCGGGTGTTTGGGTTAACGATCCAGCCGGAGTTGCTGCTAAAAATACGTAGTGAGCGACTCAAGGTGATGGGACTGCCTAACAATGTGCAATATGCTACATCGAAGCGGGTGGAGGAAGAGATTGCGTATGCGCAATCCCTGTTTACGAAGTTAGGTTGCCCGATCATAGATGTCACCGATAAAGCGATTGAAGAAACAGCGGGTTTGATTATCAGGATGTTATAG